The segment CACCCTTGAAAGCCTCCCTGTATGCCCTTAGCCTGCCAATATCCTTTTCCAGGGGAGCACGGCTTCCTTTCTCAAAAATGGTGTAGCCATCGCCATCAATTCCCCTGATGGACACACGCATGTGAGCCTTGCCGTCCGTACAAAGTTTTTCGCGATCGCCTTCTAGCAATCCCTCTTCTTCAAGTACTGTCATTATCTCGGCAAAATCACTGCCGAAATACTTCTCATCTTCCGGCCTTAATGCCAGTTCCCTTGCTGCACAGAGCAGATGGCCGGCTTGAATATAACGATTGGAAACATTGATCACAGCCTCTTCACATTCTTTTTTGAAAAGGTCAGTTGGATTTCTCATATAGTACTGGTCAAGAGCATTGGAATCAGCTACAAGGGCAACAACACTCTCCTGACTTCCACGTCCTGCTCGTCCGGATTGCTGCCTAGCACTCATTATGGTCCCCGGAAAACCATCCATTATACAGGCGTCCAGACCACCTATATCGATACCAAGTTCGAGAGCCATAGTAGAGATGACACCTGCAACATTCCCGCTTGAGAGCCCCTTCTCAATCGCTTCACGTTCATTACCGTGATAGCCACCCCTGTACGGACTGATGATTTTTTGTTCGCCTCTCTGCTCAAGTCTGTTCTTTGCTTCTACATACATCCTTTCAACTTTCTGCCTTGATCTTGCAAACACAATGGTCTGGAGGTCATTCTGCACAAAGGTTGTGAAGAGATCGACGGTCTCACCAAAACTTGCTTTCCGGAGAGTGAAATTGCTGGAGCGTGAACGAGTATAAAGAGGAGGATTCCAGAAAATGAACTTCTGCATTCCACTGCCAGAACCATCTTTATTGACCAGTGTCACATCTTTACCTATCAAAGCAGAAGTGTGTTCTGTAGGATTTCCAATGGTAGCTGTACAGCAGATGTACTGTGGTTTAGATCCGTAATGATCACAAACACGATTAAGCCTCCGAAGCAGATTTGCCATATTACTTCCCATGACACCGCTGTAGGAATGACTCTCATCAAGAACGATGAACTTCAGGTTAGAAAGGAATTTCTTCCACTGGTGTTTCCATTGCAGGAAGCTCAAATGGAGCATTTCCGGATTTGTGAAAAGTATTCTGGGATTTCCGTATTTCACCGCAGATTTTTCCTCGGAGGACATGGTACCGATGAACCTGTTGATGTTCATATCAATACCCATGAGATCGCGGAAATTCTGAAATGTATCAAGCTGGTCATTGACCAGTGCGTTCAAAGGTGAAATATAAAGGGCAGTTGCATTGGAATCTTCCATCAATTTCTCAAAGATGGGAAGCATATAGCACAGGGATTTACCACTTGCTGTACTGGTGGAAAGGGCAAGGTGCTCGCCTCTTTTTACTGTCCCGATGGCCTCTGTCTGGTGAGTGTAAAGTTTCTCAATACCCATTTCGCTGAGAGCGTACGTTATCAACGGTTTCAGTGAAACCTCGCCATATTCCGGCTCTTTTGAAGGAATGGTCTCAACATGGACCATTTGGCCTTCATACCTGCGCGAGGAACGGATAACATTGATAAGTTGAGGGACATCCATTGTAGTGCAACTCCGTCATCCATAACAGAATTGATGATACTTAAAATAGTGCGAAATGTTTCCGCCCTGGAATTTATCAGTGAGTTATAATCATACTCTGGTAACTTAAACAAAATACCAGGATTGATAAACTATCGATGTTAAATTTTCATGTAGGGGAGGCGCTATTAGATTTCAAATTATGAAACTGAACACATAACTATATAAGGTAAAATGTTCCAGTTAATTATGATACATTGGGGTATTATTGGTTGCTAAAACCAATACAATTTAAAGAGAGTGGAGGCAAAAATCATGACAAAATATCTAGTGGAATCACCACACACTCCAGAAGGGTGTTTGGAAGCGTTGGATGAAATGCTCGCAATGGGAGCTGACGTATTAGAACAGTATGATTTCGGTTGCATGGTTGACGTACACACAGGCTGGGTTATTTTAGAAGCTGAAAATGAATCAGAAGCTCTAAAAATTGTTCCCGAGTCTCTGCGTAGTAAAGCACGGGCAATCGCGTTAAACAAGTTCACTCCCGAGCAGATCAAGGAGGCCCACGAGGAGTGATTAATATGGGGGTATTAATATTAGTGATGAAATAGACTTGAAGAGAACAGCTTTGATAATCGTAGATCCTCAGAACGATTTCCTGTCAGAGGAGGGAGTCGTATGAGATCTTGTTGGAGATGGAGTTAAAGAAACAAAAGTTGTAGAGCATTTAGTTGAGCTTAAGGCCATGGCAAAGGATGTTGGTATGCCGGTCTTCTATTCTCCCCATTACTACTCAGACGAGGAGTTTGAAAGCTGGTCTCATCTCAATCCCATAGACAAGCTAATGTTCGAGCGAAAGATGTTCAGAAAAGGAGGCTGGGGTGCAGAGTTCCATCCTCAGCTACAGCCTGATGAGAATACCGTTGTCCTTTCGCCCCATAAGGCCCTGAGCAACTTCTGGACCGGGGATATAGGGATACAGCTAAGACAAAGGGATGTTCACACCATTATCCTGGCCGGAATGTCTGCAAATCTCTGTGTTGAATCCCATCTCAGGGATGCCATCGAGAATGGGTTTGATGTTCTAGTTGTCAAGGATGCCACCACAGGCCCGGGTCCTGAGGCTACACAGGCTGCTTACACCAACTATGGCCTTATCGCCACAGAGGTTGTGACCACAGACGATATATTAAAGCGTCTCAAAGAAGCGGCAAAGTGATGACAAGGCTAAGGGGGAATACATTTCTCTGTTCGAAATTAAGGACAAAAGTATGATCCCTTCCTATTTTTTAAATTAATATTTAGATCATTCTTTTCCAGGACTTTATATTAATTAAAAAAGTTTGCAGAAGAAATTATTTCTGAAATTAAAGAAAAATTGGAAAATTTTCTGATGACCACGATCTCAAATGTGCTATAATACCCAATAGTGATTCGAATGCTAAAAATATACAATACCCTGACAAGAAAAAAAGAGATTTTCAAACCAATAAAAGATGGTGAAGTTTCAATTTACGCATGTGGTCCTACAGTCTATAGCACGCCCCATATCGGGAACTATAGAACTTTTTTAATGACTGACAACATTGTAAGAACGCTTGAATATTTGGGCTATAAAGTAAAACTTGTAATGAACATCACAGACATAGATGACAAAACCATAAGGGACTCAAAGAAAGCAGGTATGTCACTTAAGAATTTTACAGAAAAATACACTCAGGAATTCTTCCGTGGTCTTGACATGCTAAACATAAGGTACGCGTCAGTATATCCCAAAGCCACAGAAAACGTAGATGGCATGATAGAATTAACAAAAAAATTAATTGAAAAAGGCATGGCATACGAAAAAGGTGGCTCAATATATTTCAGGATATCATCATTCAAAGATTATGGCAAACTCTCAAAAATAGACCTGGAAAAAATAAAGATCGGCGCATCTGTAGACGTTGATGAATATGACAAAGAGAACCCGCGGGATTTTGTACTCCTAAAAGCATCAACTCCTAGAGAAATAAAAAGAGGAATATGCTATGAGAGTCCCTGGGGCAAAATAAGACCCGGCTGGCACACAGAATGCTCTGTTATGGCAATGAAAGAATTCGGACCCACACTGGACATCCACACGGGTGGAGTTGATCTTATATTCCCACATCACGAAAATGAGATCGCTCAGTCCGAAGGCTCAACAGAAAAAACATTTGTCCGCTACTGGATACACGTCGAACACCTGATGGTGAACAGCGAAAAAATGAGCAAATCAAAAGGAAACGTCTTCACGCTTCCCGAAATTATTGAAAAATACAGTGGCGAAATTGTAAGATATATGTTCTTGTCTGTTCACTATAGAAGACAGCTGAATTATACAGAAAATTTTGCAGAAAATGCGATAAATAACTATCAGAAACTCAAAGAGACATTCGAAAACCTTGAGTTTGCACTAAAAAGCGCAGACAAAAAAGAATATCCATCAGACAAAGAAACACTTGAATTTCTCTCAATACTAGAAACGGAATTTAAAGAAGCATTAACAGACGACTTTAACACACCAAAAGCAATAAAAGTATTCCGTGAGCTCTCACGTGTTGCTAATAAGTACATTGAAACTGGGAAAAATAAGTCCGTCATAGAGAAAATGCATTCTCTTTATCGACAATTTGCAGATGTTTTGGGACTCTTTTCCAAAATAAAAAAAGAAAATATCCCAGAAGAAATAATGAGATTAGTAGAAGAACGCGAAATTACACGGGAAAATAAAGACTGGCAAAAGGCAGATGAACTTAGGGATAATGTAAAAGACTTAGGTTACATCATAGAAGACTCAAAAGAAGGACCAAAAATAAAGAAAATCGGTTTGTAAGCGAAGTTTAGGTAACCTCTTGAGTCGGCGAGCTATCATCCAAAGCTTATGAAGCAGTAGTCTTAGGTTTCAAAATATGGTTCAAGTAGGTTTTCTACAGAGCCATTAATTTGTTCTCCCTAGCTGTAAAACAGATTCAGTTTTTAATTTGTACTTATAACAATTCCAAATTTCATTTTGATCATCTCCTCTTATTGAGGACAATTCCATAATGGTATGGTTTAAGGTCATATGTCATTGGGTTTTTGAATCCTGAAAATATGGCCAATTTGATGCATTGTTCCGGCTTAATTCGAATTTCGATCGGTGGCCCTCTTGGAGTTGTCGGATCGTAGTTCCAATGAATAATTACTACTTTTCCATTTGGTCTCAGAATCCTGTAAGCCTCTCTGAGTAGCTTTTCTGGTTCAGCACCATGTAAAATATGAGAGAGGAGGACATAATCTACGCTTTCGTCTTCAAGACCGGTGCCTTCTGATATAAAATCACGAAGCACTGTTTCAACATTGTTTAAAACCCCCACTTTTGTCTTTTGCTCTGTGACTTCTATCATTTCTGGCTCTATGCCGATAGCGTAGACCCTTCCGGTTATTATTTGCAGCCGAAATTGTAAAAGTTCCATAACCACAACCAAAATCTGCTGCATCTACAACTTTGTTATTTAAGCCTAGCTTTTTAAGGATCTGATCTGGTTCAAAAAATCCTTTCCATACATCTTCATCAGGCATTCCGCTTTCCCGAATTTTCATTTTTGTCCGTCCTAAAAAGCAAAACATATCTAATATATATTGATGTGTTCACCGAAGTATCCCAACATCTTGAAACTCATTTCCTGTAATCCGGAACCAGCTTCTTCTCCATTGCCATAAAGATCACATCCAGTACAAGTGCTATCAGTCTCGCAGGAATGGCACCTGCAAGTATCTTCTCATTGTTGAAGCCTACAAGCCCCTCAAAGATAAGCTCGCCAAGTCCGCCACTGCCGATGTAGGCTGTCAGGATGGCTATACTGTTGATAAGGATGGATGCAAACTTGATGCCTGCGAAGATGGCAGGATAGGCGTTTGGAAGACGGATATAACGAAGCACCTGCCACTGGTTAAGTCCTATGCCGTCTGCGTAGTCAAGCATGGAAGGATCTACCGTTGAAAGGCCTATGTAGGTGTTCTTGATGATGGGCAGAAGTGCCCTCAGCAGGATGGCTATAAGTGCAGGATAGAATCCAATTCCTATTAGAGGGACCACGATAGCAACAACAGCGAAGCTTGGCACCGCCTGTGCAAGGTTCGCGAACTTCATGATGACATAACCGATACGTTTGCTGTAAAGGGAAGCGAACGCAAGGGGGAGGGAGATGGCAATACTGACCAACAGTGTGGTAAGCAAAAGGACAAGGTGTTCGCCGGTGTGCCCGAGTATGGTCTCAATGGTTACCATGTACCGTACCTCCTCTGCAGTTTCTTCTCAATGGTCCCGGCAAAGCCGTCAAGGATGACTGCCAGAAGTCCTGTCCAGAAGCCGGCCACAAAGATGGTACCTACATCGTAGAGCTGTATGCCGGCTATAAGGGCTGCTCCAAGGCCGCCTGCAGCAATAAGTCCGCCAAGTGTCACAACTCCCATGGTAAAGACAAGAGCTATTCTTAATCCACCTGCTATCATGGGCAGGGATAGGGGAATTCTCACTTTAAGGAGGATCTCCCTCTGGGAAAGTCCCATAGCATGTGCTATATCGATATACTGCTGGTCAACCTCTTTGAGGCCTGTGTAGGTATTACGTGTGATAGGTAAAAGTGAATAAAGTATGGATGCCACGATGGTTGGTTCCTCTCCAAGACCGAATATCGGCAGGAGAAGCACAAGTAGCGGAATATCCGGTATGGTTTCCACAACGTTCAGGAAATTGAGTACGGGGTGAGCGATCCTGGGCCTGCTGTACAGGTAGATGCCCAAGCTTACCCCGATGATAGAAGCAATGACAATAGCAATGCTAAACATCGTCAGATGCTCAATAGTACGTGTGGTAAGAGAATTAGTTTCCCAGACATCCATGAGTTCAGATAGTAACACGTTTCACACTCCGATCATCAAACCAGTTGCTTGAATACATCATTGGGGAAAAGGAATCTGGAAACCATGCCACCATCTGTAACAAATGCAATTGAATGATCATTCTCATGGAGCACCTTTAGTGAATTCTCAAGAAAGTCCTCAATATCAAATGATGGAACCTTGACAACATGTTCACTGATGGTATCATTTGTTTCTCCAAGGCGTATCAGGTCATTAAGCCTGACCACACCCATCGGTTCATCACCATTAGATACAACGGCAAGTTCGATATCTCTCCCGATCATCGAATTTATTGTCTCACTGACAGCAAGAGATGAAGGATGAACGTATTTATTTTCAAGAGGAGACATAAGGTCCCTTATTCTCAGGGTATCGAGATGTTTGAACTTCTTTCCTGTATCAACAATACTTGCCACCATCTCGTTCACAGGATGGAAGATCAGCTCCTCTGCTGTTCCGATCTGGACAAGTTTCGCATCGTCCATAATGCCGATCCTGTCCGCCAGCCTGAAAGCTTCTTCGATATCGTGTGTCACGAAAATAATGGTCTTACCAAGCTTTTCTCTGATAATGCAAAACTCTTCCTGAAGCTGCTTTCTCAGGATAGGGTCAAGTGCTCCAAAGGGCTCATCCATAAGCAAAAGAGGCGGGTCCATTACCAGTGCCCTTGCAAGCCCGACCCTTTGTTGCTGACCTCCGCTTAACTGGTGAGGATACCTGTTCATGAACATCTCTGATGGAAGTGAAACAAAATCCAGAAGGTATCTTACCCTCTCATTGATCTTTTCTTTACCCCAACCTTCAAGTTTGGCAACAAGACCTATATTTTCAGCGATTGTCATGTGAGGGAACAAGCCGATATTCTGGATAACATAACCAATGTTCCTCCTAAGGGCAACCTGCTCAATTTCCATGACGTCCTGTCCGTTTATGTGAATAGTACCGGAATCCGGCTCTATTAAACGGTTGATCGTACGTAGTGTTGTGGTCTTCCCTGATCCGCTGGGACCGATGAGAATTAGCATTTCTCCGCCTTCAATATCAAGGGTAAGGTCACTGATGGCAAACCTGCCTTCATATTTTTTGGTCACACCGCGAAGCTGGATCGAATCTATCCTGTCGAATATCCTTTTGGATGGCATAAGCAGATCTCAGTTAAAAAAGCACTTTCTACACTATACTAAAAAAATAAGAGACTGGAAGAGGAATTAGCTCTCTATCAATCCGTTTTCGATCAAATAATCTCTTGCGATGTCCTCTGCTTCACGTTTGTCAACATCGAACTGGTAGTTCAGGCTTCTCATTGTGTCTGTGTCAATCTGTCCTTCAAGTACCTCAAGAGCAGAAACAGCATCAGGGTTTTCCTCTGCGAAATCTGCAGACATCACAACGATCGCATCGTATGGAGGTAATGCGTTCATATCATCATTCAGGATGCGAAGATCGAATACTTCGTTCCTGGTGTCTATTGTGTATGCTGAAACGATATCAACTTCATCGTTCTTTATAGCTTCGTACATGATGTTTGCAACTGTAGGTTTGACTGACTTGAACTCAAGACCATAGAGTTCATTGATTCGAGGCAGACCGTCTTCGCGTTGTGCAAATTCAGGATCGGTTCCTATAACCAGTTCAGATGCATATTCATCAAGGTCACTGATATTGTAGATATTGTTCTCTTCAGCCCAGTCTTCCTTTACAGCAAGTGCATATGCACCCTCAAAGCCAAGATCCGCTACGATGACAACACCATCAGCATTGAGACCTTCTTCAGATACCTGATAAACGACTTCTGGATCCCACACTTCAAGTGGAGGTTTCTTGAGGATCTGGCTATATGCAGTACCTGTATACTCCACATATACATCTACTGTGCCCTGTTTGAGACCTGCATAGTTTACGAGAGTGTCTCCAAGGCCTTCTTTTACATCTACCTCATACCCTTCTTCCTCAAGCATAATGGCAGTCATATGAGCCAGAATATAAGACTCCTGGAACAATTTAGAACCAATTACCACTTTACCCTTCTCAGCATCTACAGGATCGTCAGACCCCGATTCTGTACATCCTTTACCCCTCTAATAGTGGGAATTATTCAATATTTATAAGTTTGGGCAGTATGATCGTATTTTCGAATTGCAATCCTGCATTATAAATAAAAAAAGACAATATATAAATTAATCAAAATATAAACAGATTGGATGAATTAATTGTATATTGCGCATCATACATTAATCATATACCATTTATCGTATACTTCATGTTATATATCCTGAAAGTGGATAATTATCCGTAATAAGTGATAAACAAAAAAAGAATGAAAAAGGACCAATCTGTAATCAGATCGCATCCTTTCCGATCTGTGCGATCGTTTTGTCAATGTCTTCTGCAAGCTCTTCAGGAAGGCCGGTTATGCCCACATCAAGGAAACCACGAACGATCATTCCTACAGAATCCTCTTCGGAAAGTCCACGTGCCATCAGGTATTCTACCTGTTCTTTTGCGATCCTTCCGACTGCAGCTTCGTGTGTAAGCTCCACATCATCTACATTTGCTTCAAGTATTGGAATTGCACGCTGTGTACCTTTGTTGTTAAGTACAAGTCCATGGCATTCCAGATGACCTTTTGAATGCGGTTCGTTTGCAACCATCTCTCCCCTGGCAGTGATCGTACCACCTGTAGTGATGGTCCTTGAAACAAGCTCTGCCTTTGTGTTTGGAGCATTAAAAATTACCCTGCTTCCAAGATCAAGTTCTGAACCGGGGTGTGCAACAGCAATAGTATGGAACCTTGCAAAAGCACCCTCTCCGTTCAGGATGGCAGTTGGGTAGGACTGAATTGACCTCACAGGCTTTAGCAGGATATAGTTGTTAACAAACGTTGCACCTTCTTCGAGATGGATAGCAGTCCTTGGGCGTACGCCTATATCTTCGGCCCAGTTGTGTATCATTGTGAAGTTAAGGACACCGCCTTTCTTGACGTATATCTCTGAAATTCCAAGGTGCATTGCCCTTTCCACGCCTTTCTTGGTAGTACATCCTGTAATGACATCAAGCTGTGCGTCTTCCTCTACAATAAGGATGTTGTGAACGGTCTGTGTCGCGTCCTTATGACCCGTTACAAGACAGGTCTGTACTGGCATAGAGCTTTTCTTACCTGCAGGTGCACGAATGAAATAACCATTAGCATTCTCAAGATAGCTTTTTGCAGTGTACTTATCAGCATCCACAGAAACAAGCTTCCATGAATATTCCTCCAGCCAGTCATGCTTCTCCATTGCTTCATGCAGGGACATCAGTTCAATATCAGGATCATTGATCGAAGAATGGGATATTGCATTGTCCAGCATCAGGAAACTGCCTGAACGCTCTTTCTCATCAGGGAGAACACCTACATTGAGAAGTGTCTGCTTAAACTCACTGTCGAGGTCCTCAAGATCTTCAGTTTGAGTTACTTCTCTTGTACCGACCTCAAATTCGTTGAGATCGAAGTCCTCTCCATACATTGCAGTCTTTGCTATGGCTTTTTCAGCCTTTTCCTTTAAAGCTGTCCCCGTTTGCATTTAATGCACTCTCCATATCCCTGACTCTTTATTTCCTTAAGCATTTCACGTGGATGACCTTTGCACACAACAGCACCATTGCAAAGTATGTAGCCCATATCCGGCTCAACATAGTCCAATACCTGACCGGTATGCGTTATGATAAGTGCGGAATTTCCCCTTCTGTTATGGTCAACAAAACAGTTGGACTTGCTTTTCAGAAGTTCATCTATAGTCTTGCCTATTTCTTCGATGCTCACAAGGTCAACACCGGACTCCGGCTCATCGAGCAGATACATGCATGGGTTTTGTGCTGATAATTGTAATAATTCAGACCTCTTGATCTCTCCACCAGAAAAACCAACATTGACGTCTCTTTCCATGAAACGCTCCATATCAAGCTTCTTTGCGACCGCTTCAGTGTCGAGACTATTGTCCGTTGATATTGCACTCACGAGTGTTTCGAGCTTAACACCTGTCATGTTAGGTGGTCTCTGGGTCATGATACCCAATCCTCGTTTTGCTCTTTCATCAACTGAAAGGTTAGTTATGTCCTCACCTTTGAATATTATCTGCCCACTAACAATATTGTAACCGCTAAATCCCATAAGCGTCATGAGAAGTGCGGATTTACCAGCTCCGTTGGGGCCGAAAAGAACAGTGGTGCTACCCTGCTCTACTTTGAGATTGACTTTGTTCAGGATAGTCCTGCCACCAATCTCAACTACCAGATCTTTTACCTCGAGCATGTTTCCTCCAATTTTTTGAAGAGATATTAATTACCTATGAATTTAACACAAAAATTACAGATCAAATCTAACCAGTTACTAATAACTGAGAATCTGTAGCATTCCATAGCATTTTTCAAATCAGAACATGAGTATCTGTTACTTAGTTCTATCGACAAAAATGTTCAGGCCGTTAGTCTAATAGACATTACTGATAAGCTTTTGTGTTTGAGTTAACGGCGTGAAATGGGGATTGATCGAATATATAGCTTATCTTCAGAAAATGAGAACGAATTCCGGCAAAGTAACTGCTATTTCCGAAAGATAATCTCAGCGATTTTTGGGAATATTTATATGAAACTTTAATTTCAAGTTGAAAATGGGTAAAATTGTTTATACTATTGCCATTTCTTCAACAGACTTTATATGCATTGAGTTTGTTTAATACCATAAACAAATATGCTCATGGTTTGTTATTAAAAAAATTAGTTCCACTTTTTTGAATGATAAATTATATTGATCATATTTGGCTAATCTTCCAACAAATAATATCAGTGAACTTTATGGAATTATATCCCATTAAGTGTGCAGGTGATTTGTAACAATTCACATATTTCACATTATTTGTTTATAGAATAGGACAGAATGTTATACATACATTCTAATTATCTACACACTAACAACGAGGAATTAATCTGGCGAATTATAGAAGCAATATGAGGAAAAATAAGGGTGCAAGCGGCAAAGCTTCCGATACTCCGGAAGTTACAAGAGTTCGTACCCCACGAAAGGATAAAAATGAGATCTTAGCAACTGTTGGTACATTGCTTGGTGGAAAAAGAGTCACATTACAATGCATGGATGGCGTTGTAAGAATGGGTAGGATCCCTGGTTCAAAGAAAAAAAGGATGTGGGTTCGCGAAGGCGATATTGTAATAGTTACTCCATGGTCTTTCCAGGATTCAAAAGCTGATGTGATCTGGAAGTACACAATGCCACAGGTAAACTGGCTTCAGCGCAAGGGTTACCTGAAATAAATAATGAATGTATGATCATTCATTATTTCTTTTCATAATCTATTCCTATAATCTGTTCTCAGTATCAAATTTTATTTAATATAATTATTGATTCTCATTATTTTGTTAAATTTAGTAACCATGCCAGTAGCTATGCCCATATTTCAACTAGATTGAGAAATATGGAGGGATGAGAATAAAGGTGATTATAGATCGAAAAACGATATTATAATTTAGAAA is part of the Methanococcoides orientis genome and harbors:
- a CDS encoding SufB/SufD family protein, with product MQTGTALKEKAEKAIAKTAMYGEDFDLNEFEVGTREVTQTEDLEDLDSEFKQTLLNVGVLPDEKERSGSFLMLDNAISHSSINDPDIELMSLHEAMEKHDWLEEYSWKLVSVDADKYTAKSYLENANGYFIRAPAGKKSSMPVQTCLVTGHKDATQTVHNILIVEEDAQLDVITGCTTKKGVERAMHLGISEIYVKKGGVLNFTMIHNWAEDIGVRPRTAIHLEEGATFVNNYILLKPVRSIQSYPTAILNGEGAFARFHTIAVAHPGSELDLGSRVIFNAPNTKAELVSRTITTGGTITARGEMVANEPHSKGHLECHGLVLNNKGTQRAIPILEANVDDVELTHEAAVGRIAKEQVEYLMARGLSEEDSVGMIVRGFLDVGITGLPEELAEDIDKTIAQIGKDAI
- a CDS encoding DEAD/DEAH box helicase — encoded protein: MDVPQLINVIRSSRRYEGQMVHVETIPSKEPEYGEVSLKPLITYALSEMGIEKLYTHQTEAIGTVKRGEHLALSTSTASGKSLCYMLPIFEKLMEDSNATALYISPLNALVNDQLDTFQNFRDLMGIDMNINRFIGTMSSEEKSAVKYGNPRILFTNPEMLHLSFLQWKHQWKKFLSNLKFIVLDESHSYSGVMGSNMANLLRRLNRVCDHYGSKPQYICCTATIGNPTEHTSALIGKDVTLVNKDGSGSGMQKFIFWNPPLYTRSRSSNFTLRKASFGETVDLFTTFVQNDLQTIVFARSRQKVERMYVEAKNRLEQRGEQKIISPYRGGYHGNEREAIEKGLSSGNVAGVISTMALELGIDIGGLDACIMDGFPGTIMSARQQSGRAGRGSQESVVALVADSNALDQYYMRNPTDLFKKECEEAVINVSNRYIQAGHLLCAARELALRPEDEKYFGSDFAEIMTVLEEEGLLEGDREKLCTDGKAHMRVSIRGIDGDGYTIFEKGSRAPLEKDIGRLRAYREAFKGAVYINKGTPYSVTELDHEKQIIRVEKAKDGYYTRSQVASDIQIADVIDTKPLQTCDGVTVGFGDVDVTQQVTGFKRFMQRTDEELGQFSLTMPKFSLETEALWLELPEYLADLVEKYERDFNGGIHAIEHAIIAMYPLHLLADRNDVGGVSTPEHTDLNKKSGIFVYDGHAGGVGYAEAGYGRIVEMLEVTLKAIESCPCKDGCPSCIQSPKCGNNNNPLDKDAAIMILRKMLGKPEYIPKRKHLSEISKQRSGSPALNRQNEKKDQNDAADALNRARRKLKRQGSGSAAEWVKMGIAAGRDEKDHKKACDCFDRALQLDPDNSSALLNKGVTYIMMGKYTLALQCFNRLLDLGYGTSPMVWKNKGTALRLLGDRTGAIEAYNEALRIKPDDAGTKQMREKLREADNALYGRDEL
- a CDS encoding ABC transporter ATP-binding protein, with product MPSKRIFDRIDSIQLRGVTKKYEGRFAISDLTLDIEGGEMLILIGPSGSGKTTTLRTINRLIEPDSGTIHINGQDVMEIEQVALRRNIGYVIQNIGLFPHMTIAENIGLVAKLEGWGKEKINERVRYLLDFVSLPSEMFMNRYPHQLSGGQQQRVGLARALVMDPPLLLMDEPFGALDPILRKQLQEEFCIIREKLGKTIIFVTHDIEEAFRLADRIGIMDDAKLVQIGTAEELIFHPVNEMVASIVDTGKKFKHLDTLRIRDLMSPLENKYVHPSSLAVSETINSMIGRDIELAVVSNGDEPMGVVRLNDLIRLGETNDTISEHVVKVPSFDIEDFLENSLKVLHENDHSIAFVTDGGMVSRFLFPNDVFKQLV
- a CDS encoding ABC transporter permease codes for the protein MVTIETILGHTGEHLVLLLTTLLVSIAISLPLAFASLYSKRIGYVIMKFANLAQAVPSFAVVAIVVPLIGIGFYPALIAILLRALLPIIKNTYIGLSTVDPSMLDYADGIGLNQWQVLRYIRLPNAYPAIFAGIKFASILINSIAILTAYIGSGGLGELIFEGLVGFNNEKILAGAIPARLIALVLDVIFMAMEKKLVPDYRK
- a CDS encoding ABC transporter permease; this encodes MLLSELMDVWETNSLTTRTIEHLTMFSIAIVIASIIGVSLGIYLYSRPRIAHPVLNFLNVVETIPDIPLLVLLLPIFGLGEEPTIVASILYSLLPITRNTYTGLKEVDQQYIDIAHAMGLSQREILLKVRIPLSLPMIAGGLRIALVFTMGVVTLGGLIAAGGLGAALIAGIQLYDVGTIFVAGFWTGLLAVILDGFAGTIEKKLQRRYGTW
- a CDS encoding glycine betaine ABC transporter substrate-binding protein, which produces MVIGSKLFQESYILAHMTAIMLEEEGYEVDVKEGLGDTLVNYAGLKQGTVDVYVEYTGTAYSQILKKPPLEVWDPEVVYQVSEEGLNADGVVIVADLGFEGAYALAVKEDWAEENNIYNISDLDEYASELVIGTDPEFAQREDGLPRINELYGLEFKSVKPTVANIMYEAIKNDEVDIVSAYTIDTRNEVFDLRILNDDMNALPPYDAIVVMSADFAEENPDAVSALEVLEGQIDTDTMRSLNYQFDVDKREAEDIARDYLIENGLIES
- the eif1A gene encoding translation initiation factor eIF-1A, which encodes MRKNKGASGKASDTPEVTRVRTPRKDKNEILATVGTLLGGKRVTLQCMDGVVRMGRIPGSKKKRMWVREGDIVIVTPWSFQDSKADVIWKYTMPQVNWLQRKGYLK
- the cysS gene encoding cysteine--tRNA ligase gives rise to the protein MLKIYNTLTRKKEIFKPIKDGEVSIYACGPTVYSTPHIGNYRTFLMTDNIVRTLEYLGYKVKLVMNITDIDDKTIRDSKKAGMSLKNFTEKYTQEFFRGLDMLNIRYASVYPKATENVDGMIELTKKLIEKGMAYEKGGSIYFRISSFKDYGKLSKIDLEKIKIGASVDVDEYDKENPRDFVLLKASTPREIKRGICYESPWGKIRPGWHTECSVMAMKEFGPTLDIHTGGVDLIFPHHENEIAQSEGSTEKTFVRYWIHVEHLMVNSEKMSKSKGNVFTLPEIIEKYSGEIVRYMFLSVHYRRQLNYTENFAENAINNYQKLKETFENLEFALKSADKKEYPSDKETLEFLSILETEFKEALTDDFNTPKAIKVFRELSRVANKYIETGKNKSVIEKMHSLYRQFADVLGLFSKIKKENIPEEIMRLVEEREITRENKDWQKADELRDNVKDLGYIIEDSKEGPKIKKIGL
- a CDS encoding ABC transporter ATP-binding protein encodes the protein MLEVKDLVVEIGGRTILNKVNLKVEQGSTTVLFGPNGAGKSALLMTLMGFSGYNIVSGQIIFKGEDITNLSVDERAKRGLGIMTQRPPNMTGVKLETLVSAISTDNSLDTEAVAKKLDMERFMERDVNVGFSGGEIKRSELLQLSAQNPCMYLLDEPESGVDLVSIEEIGKTIDELLKSKSNCFVDHNRRGNSALIITHTGQVLDYVEPDMGYILCNGAVVCKGHPREMLKEIKSQGYGECIKCKRGQL